Genomic segment of Meles meles chromosome 17, mMelMel3.1 paternal haplotype, whole genome shotgun sequence:
GATGCCGCTTGACTCCTGGGAGAGGGACTGGGTAGCAGGGCCCCAAGGGCAAGGAGACTTTTAGATACATCCTTTCCTgccctttgactttttttttcactgtgtgcTTTTTTATgacatgtatagaaaataaataaatgtttaactaTCATTCAGGATCATTGTTTTTGCAGGACCTGTTCACTTAGCTGCTCCCTTCTACATTGTTGGGGAGAATTTGgagctttccttttttccttaagtGTGTTTGGCTCCTTTCTCTCCCGTAGGAAATAACACTTGTTTCTATGGGAAGTGTTATTACTGCCGAGAAACAGAGCCAGCTTGTGCTGATGGAGACACGATGGAGGGATCTGTCACGCTTTGGCTTCCAGATGTGTGGCCTCTGCAGAAACACCGACACCCATGGGGCAGGACATACCGCGAGGGCAAACTGGCCAGGTGAGTGCCCCCACgagcccccagtttgttctgtccAAGGAGGCGGGTCTGGGAGCAAACCTGCCAGGCAAGGATGTCTCTTCTCTGTGTTGTAAACAGAGCCAGctacaggggcaccagggtggctcccTTGGctaggcgtctgactcttgattttggctccagttgTAATCTCAGcgtcgtgagatcgagtcccacacggggctccgtgctgagcacagagtccgctGGAGATTcactctttccctctgaccctgccccgCGCTTGCATTCTCTACCTCTCAAAACGAAACAGCCAGGTACAGTGCTGGCACTCTGTAATGCTGGTGGTGCTCCTTGCCTCTAGGTGGGAATACGACGAGAGCTACTGTGATGCTGTCAAGAAAACGTCCCCCTATGACTCAGGCCCCCGCCTCTTGGACATCATTGACACCGCTGTCTTTGATTACCTGATCGGCAATGCCGACCGCCATCACTACGAGAGTTTTCAAGATGACGAAGGCGCCAGTATGCTCATCCTTCTCGATAATGCCAAAAGGTAGGACCATAGGACCATCCTCGTCAGTTAGGGCTTTCTATGTATACAAGAAGGACGTTTTCTAGGACATCCCGGGAAATGTCTAGGACACAGTGGATAAGAGTGTCCTTCCCATTTCTGGCCAGGGTCTTTGCTTTTGGCACCCATCCTTCCATTCTGCTCAGGTTTTGTactccctctgccctcagggTTCTGAGGacttgaaaaaatggaaaagtgggggttttttttccccaggagtcTAAGACTGACTCTCAACACCGACAGCTGGATGCCGAGGTCTTTGATGTATCACTACCTCTGTCATTCTCTCCTTGACTGTGGTGTCTAGAATCTtgagaaatacatatttaatagaaCATGAAATTTAATTCCTATTAAATTGATTCTGTCCAAAGGTTCATGTAGTTTAAATATCAGTTTGATAGGATGTTTTGCTATATTTATGGCAGTCTAGGCCCAGACTTTTTGTGATCGTAAGAAGAGCCATTCCTTTTGATACATAAAAACAAGttattttatcttgattaagacagtcttatttattttgaatgaatggatggtcCTTAATTTTTTTGGCGTGGGCTCTTTGAAGAgcgtattatatttttattgtgccCCCTGCATTCTCCATAGTGCCTGATTCAGTATTGTACTATAGTTACATTTAATAAGTGCTAAATGGAACACTTCCCTGGAGCCCAGAATTGTCCGGGCTCTAGGTCGTTGGTCACCATGGGTCAATCCCACGTTGGTGCTGAGACTCACCTGAGACCCAGGGTCCTCAGCGTAGAACGCCCAAGAGGCGCTTGCTGGTGGTGCCCTATGTTACCCCAAGTCCCGGGGCCTCGTGCTCCGTGCTCCGCTCTGCCAACTGCAGAGCACAGGGGCCGGCACGCACAACACAGCGGGTGGAGGCCAGTGCGACATGCATTCCTGAAAATTTATCTTGTTTATACAAATGatctttgtgtgtttgtttaatgATTGTGTGTGCTGTTGATTATTTGAGGGCTGCGCTGTGCTCAGAGCTCTCAGACCTTCCAGCTAAGGCTGAGCTTCCAGGAGAGGAGTATAAGATTGAGTTTTTCCAGAACCACTTCTCATGTACCTCTAAATTACTgctgaagtcattttttttttttaatttattcatttgacagacagagatgacgagtaggcagagaggcaggcagagagagaggtggaagcaggctccctgccgagcatggagcctgatgtggggctcgatcccaggaccctgggatcatgacctgagctgaaggcagaggctttaacccactgagccacccaggcgccccactgctgAAGTCATTTTTACAGGTGCCCTGAATCACTGTTTTCTCAGCCTCCGTGAGCTGCTTGTCCCATTTGAATCTGGCCATATACTTACTTGTAGGGAAAGGATAATCCTGCTCTTTTCTGATTGGTGATTTCGAGATAGAACAACTTGTTACAAGTGACGACCATTTGTGTGTTAGTGCGAACTGTGGGGatggcctccccccccccccccgtgcctgTAAAACCTCCAGGGGTTCGGGTCCTCCCTGTGGCCCGTGGGCTCCACACTGTGTGCCGCGGTTCTGCTTCAGCACCGTGCCATAGCCAGTAGGACATAGGAGGCTTGTACATGAGGACATTTGTTGTTTGATGCCACAGTACAGACTGTTAGGAATCCTGTGTCTGATTGGTCATGCCccgtttatttttaatttaagtgatCTGAGCCATGGGAGCATGAAATTATCTAGGATCGCATTTGGGTTGTCTTAGAGAATTTGCTCGCGCTTTGATGCTAAGAAGGCAACTGGTGCCATTAAGTAATTCACTAAGTTTTAATCTTAATTTTCAGCTTTGGGAACCCGTCGCTGGATGAGAGAAGCATTCTTGCCCCCCTCTATCAGTGTTGCATGTAAGTTCCTCATAGCAAATACTTTGGCCTGTGTCAGCTTCCTTTCCAGGCTCACGTAACAGTGAATCCATTTCCCAGGCCTTAAAACTTCCTAAGACCTGAGCAAATGCTTCTCATGCTTTTCCAGCCCAGAACCCCTGGAGCTCAAAAGTCATTTCAAATTTTGTATGAATAGAAATTTTCAGTctattcaatacatatttgtgtttgttttaatatcaGGTTATGGTCCTCTCCCCACCAGGACTCTAGTACAGTCTGCAACCCTGGGCCCTATACCGTGTTCACCCTGGGGTTTGAAGTCCTCTCACTCCCCACCACAGACCACCTGTGGTTTGCAGATCTCAGTCTGAAAGTGTGAACCAAAGGTAACTTTTTCGGAGGCATTTAGccgtgtattttttttaaagtctgtgttCGAGAACAAAGAAATTAGAAGGTAAATCAAAATGAGATAAAGAGTGGGCTATAAGGAGCTCCTTTTCAGAGCATTATGGCTGGTGTCAGTTTGAAGGGGAGCCTTAAGAATCTGCTGGGTTGCACACTGCTGAGCCACATGGAAAAAGGAATGCAGGAGCACCGTGTCCTACCGGCTCACTGCCTGAGACTCTCAGATCCCGTCCAACTGCCCCTAACGCAGCCAGGCTGTTTCTCTGGCCTCTGTTTTAAGTAGCAGCAGTACAATATTCTGCAGGAAGTGTTGACCCAAGAGCCCCTTAATTATTTTCATCAATAGGAAGCAGTAGTATGGCCAGTCGAAAACCACGTCTATGAAGGAAGATGTTTTTGTAATACCACGTCTATGAAGGAAGATGTTTTTGTAATAATAGTATTATCTGTCTGATCCAGTCAGAAGCTAGAAAAGACACAGTAGGATAAATGGGAAAGtttaagctggtgcagccactctggaaaacagtgtagaggttcctcaaaaagttgaaaatagagctaccctgtgcctagcaattgcactactgggtatctatcccaaagatacaaatgtcgtgatctgaaggggcacctgtacccaatgtttatagcatcggTGTCCAACATAGCCAAACTAtgagagcccagatgtccatcaacagatgaatggataaaaaagatgtggtgtatacatacagtggaatactatgcagccattttcatttcaaaaaatgaaattttgccatttacagtgtcagggatggaactagagggtatatgctaagtgaaataagtcaatcaaagacaattatatgatctcactgatatgtggaatttgagaaacaagaccgaggatcataggggaagagaggcaaaaatgaaacaagatgaaaccagagagggagacaaaccataagagactcgtaatctcaggaaacaaactgagggctgctggagtgaAGAGGATGGGATGGTCAGGGTGGCTGGGtaacggacattggggaggctatgtgctatggtgagtacatGAATTGTGTGAGAccactgatgaatcatagacctgtacccttaaaacaaaaaatacattacatgttaataaaaattttttaaaaataaattcaaaaaaaacaaatgggaaagTTTATATAAAGAAGCTCTGATACAAGCATAACTATAAAAGGAAGCTATGTAGGGCTGAGGGAGAGTACCCAAGGAAGGACAAACTTGGAAGGGAACCTTGTTGCCAAGGCTAGGGTGTGGACCTCCATGGAGAAGAATAGTTCAGTTCACGGGATAGCAGAGAAGTTGGCTAGTTTGCAGGCCCTGCACGAGCAGGAAGCAGCCCTCTGGGATGCACATTCAGGCAGTGACTTACATTGGGGTCAGGGCAACAGAAGGAGGGACAGCTCACGAGAAACCACCTCAGCCACAGGCAGGGCACGTGTGAAGGCCTGTCTTTGGGGCTCGGGTTTCCATGTCAAGAGGGCCTGCTCGTTCTGGCAGTGTGGCCCGGGGCAGAGCGCCGTTGGATGACCCGCTCTCCCTAACTACCGAGCCACCTGTGCAGCAGCCCGAGGTGTCTGCACTTCCCTCCAGTGACCGCTTCGGGGAGAAAGCTGGACCGGAGAGATGCTTCTAGGAATTCTCCGCGTCACAGCAGGGCGTACATCTCTGGAGGACGGGTGTGGGGCTGAGAGGCAGACGAGTGATGCCTTAGGTACACAGGGGAGGCTCTGATCCTGGGGGCGCTTGCCATGGACTTGAGAATAGCAAAATCGTACCGCCTCTGTGCTTGTCTGCCCCTTCCGTGCTTTGTCCAAAGGTCGCTCTTCCTTTGTAAGTAGATGCAGACCAGGCTGCCTCTTGCAGAGTCGGACTTCTGTGCCTCCCTCGTGATCCTCACATTACCCACAGGAAGTGGGTAGGATTGTAATATTGATATTACAGTTTAATTATAATATTGCTGTTAGGAATTTTTTACATTCAGAAGCGTGGAAAGAAGAGAGTTAAAACTACCTATTAAGATATAAAGCTAACTCCTATTAACATCATAGTGACTTCGTTCtaactgtgtgtgtatgtctgtctacgtgtgtgtgtgtgtgtgtgtgtagatacagATTTGGAGTAAAACTTTTTTCCCACCAACTTTTTCCCCCCACCCAGTATTATATCATGGACATCTTTCAAGCCATTAAATTTCCCAGAACTGTTTTTAATGACTGCGTGTTATTCCCTTGAACGGATAAGCCGTGCCTTTAACTGTTTCTCAGTAGGtgaacatttggattgtttcacATTTTTCCTGTTACAAATTTAGTTGCACATTGGAATGAACATTTATGAATCTTTGATATACCTCTAATTAATTacctagaaaaaaaatctcaaaatgtgGTAATGTAGAGGTCCtttggaaacagatttttttttcttagttgaaACGTCTTACATAATTATTTCTTGACTTTTGCCCACCGAGCAGGCTTTAAACTCCTCTTGACAGTAAGAGGTTTCACGTAATCTCCCTTACAATTCTCTTCCAGCATTCGGGTGTCTACCTGGAACAGACTGAACTACCTGAAGAACGGCGTGCTGAAGTCTGCCTTAAAGTCCGCCATGGCCCACGACCCCATCGCCCCCGTGCTGTCTGAGCCCCACTTGGATGCCGCCGAGCAGCGGCTCCTGAGCGTGCTGGCCACGGTGAAGCAGTGCACTGACCAGTTCGGGGCGGACACCGTGCTGGTGGAAGACAGGATGCCTCTCTCCCACTTGTAATCCGCTCCACAGAATAAGCGAGACTCCTTTTTACAAAGCTAGAGAAACAGCACAATCACTTCCAAACGGGATGAGTGGGATCGGAGACAGCCGGCAGCAAGCTCTGGTGACGGGGGGCAGGGTGGCCTTGGATGCCTCTGGTGACTTCTGTAGGAGAAACGAAAGCAAAGACAACAGGTTTCAGACCATGGGAGTGCTCCCGCCGACCCCCCGACTTCCCGGCGGCGGGCCTCCTGGTTGGTCGGTCCTCACTCGCATGCCACAGGACAGACAGAGGGGTGACATGTGGAGAGGGGAATGCTGGGCCTGGTTCTGGAGTGTGTGGTTTGAGTTCATTCTTAGAATCCTTTCTCCACCCCGATGGAGTTTCTGAAAACCCTTGGCCATCTCTGGAGTCCTTTTCCCACCAGGACCGATCCAGCTGGGAATTTGACCGCCTCCTGCGGAGTGGCAGCCGGGGAAACCGGGCCTCTTGACCCAATAGCATGCTCTGTGGGCAGGGATACATGTTTAAGATCGAATTAGTGGGAAAAGCAGGAAGGATGCTTGGGCTTTTAAGCGATTGGCTGGTAGTGCTTTCTGTGAGCTCttagaggagggaggaagagacggCACCGGAAGCGGGGAGGCCCCCCGGTGTTTGAGCTCCGCGAGTGTAGAGAAGCAAACATGACTTGAACCTCAGTGGATCTGTGTGCTCACAGTTGTATCCCAATTAGCCCCCAAATTGTCCAAGCAGGATGCTCTCATggagacttttctttttccctttgcccaaAGCAGGCAAATCCTTTCTGAATTAACAAAGCAAACTGAGCTAACACCTTGATGAGAGTTAAGTTGCCTACGATCTCTGCCATCCCGATTTCTCATCTGAAATGATTTCCACCTCAGCCTTTAAGGCATTCGGTCGCTGAAGCTGCTGTTCCCGAAAGATTGGCAGTCCTGTCTGTGCCTTTCTTGTGGGAAGAGCCAGCTCCCTCGCTCAGCCGACCGCGCATTCTGCTGGCGGCCCGACCAGTCTTGTGACGTGGGCCATGCCGATGACTGGGAACAAAGAGTtgaagctctctgagcctcaaaaTGAAGGAGGTTACCAGGAAGAGCCTTAAGATTTTGATTTATGTCAAGCcctaatttcttcatttaatttcatCGGGCATTCAGAACTGGTGGTGGAGCGCTGGTGTCCCTGTCCCGGTAGCAGCAGAAGGCCAGGCTCAGCTTGGTCTGTGTTCCTGCAGAGCCTCTCAGACCTGTGAGCCAGGTCTAGGGGCCAGTCCAGCCTTGTGCTTCTGTCAGGCAAAGAGAGGCTGCTGTTTCAACGGTGTGAGGGAGCAAATGCCGTGCCAGCCTCTGGAGACCAGTGTGGGGCACCCAGCCTTTCAAAAACAGCTTAGAATCTATGTCCTCATTTTCTTGCATTGAAAGGCAGCTGGGCAGCCTGTAACTGTTAACAACAGCGTGAGATCAGGACGCTTTTGTACTTTGTTTGTATGTTGTGAGACATCCACAAGAATGGGTTGAGTTCTAAAAGAAGGTATTGAGTTTAAGGAGCCAGGTGTTAGTACAAAACACTGAAATGGCGTTAACAGAAGGAGGCCTTAGATTTCAATTGTAGGACCACTTTGTGTGCATCGAGTAGAATTCACAGCTGAGCTGGAGAATATCGTGGATGGTGCTCACTCAGAGTGTCAAGGAGCTGGCTGGAGGGAGACGGTGGGAGGCAGCAGGCTCGCCTGGGTTTATGTTGGTTCAACCAAATGACGGTCCAGTGTCCTTGCAGACGCATGGTACCTGTTGTGTGGCGCAGCGGATTGAGTAAGACTTGTTCTCCAACTGGGAGCTTGCTTCATAATGTTGAAAGCAGATGTTGCTAAGGAAacaagcaggaaggaatatcccATCCTTTTTTCAAAACATGGCAGAAAATGTATGAGTTCATTCTGTTTCCTGATTGGCACCTGATCTTAAGATTCATGATCTTAAGAGGTGTTCGGATCTATTATGTTTAAAGTCGTTCACTAAGAGGGTGGTGTCACAGGACTCTT
This window contains:
- the FAM20B gene encoding glycosaminoglycan xylosylkinase — its product is MKLKQRVVLLAILLVIFIFTKVFLIDNLDTSAANREDQRAFHRMMAGLRVELVPKLDHTLQSPWEIAAQWVVPREVYPEETPELGAIMHAMATKKIIKADVGYKGTQLKALLILEGGQKVVFKPKRYNRDYVVEGEPYAGYDRHNAEVAAFHLDRILGFRRAPLVVGRFVNLRTEIKPVATEQLLSTFLTVGNNTCFYGKCYYCRETEPACADGDTMEGSVTLWLPDVWPLQKHRHPWGRTYREGKLARWEYDESYCDAVKKTSPYDSGPRLLDIIDTAVFDYLIGNADRHHYESFQDDEGASMLILLDNAKSFGNPSLDERSILAPLYQCCIIRVSTWNRLNYLKNGVLKSALKSAMAHDPIAPVLSEPHLDAAEQRLLSVLATVKQCTDQFGADTVLVEDRMPLSHL